A window of the Linepithema humile isolate Giens D197 chromosome 4, Lhum_UNIL_v1.0, whole genome shotgun sequence genome harbors these coding sequences:
- the atl gene encoding atlastin, whose amino-acid sequence MATRKIIRPRRKRSDDLSGSRWSEMSDKPKEPARPPRTKQQAAYTTTTHNSNFENITQHSAREMQQTPTEKAPMTILDENVNRVPRQQHKTVENMDYLGINDRIETITSMDAQAHKDITDGGRPVQVVLAHPDHTFELDEEALSEILLHDDVKDRSVVVVSVAGAFRKGKSFLLDFFLRYMNSKYTLHSNTDAWLGSEDEPLSGFSWRGGSERDTTGILMWSKVYPATLANGEKIAVILMDTQGAFDSQSTVRDCATVFALSTMLSSVQIYNLSQNIQEDDLQHLQLFTEYGRLALESSDSTPFQRLQFLIRDWVYPYEADYGADGGKKLLDKRLEISDRQHPELQSLRKHIKSCFSDISCFLMPHPGLEIATNPKFDGRLSEIQTDFKKQLKVLIPMILAPENLVTKKINGQVVKAKDLLEYFKSYINLYKGDELPEPKSMLVATAEANNLTAVAEAKDLYLQMMENVCGGAKPFMATAHLESEHQHCMTSALRQFQNKRKMGGEEFSQIYMEKLIKDMDDAFNQFKAHNESKNIFKAARTPAVFFAIAVTMYILSGIFGLVGLYTIANVCNLIMGVGLLTLVLWAYIRYSGEFREIGTQIDDLASKIWENFMKPLYQQFVEKSMSVAVAQAAEIATNSTLNATVLANGKPKLS is encoded by the exons ATGGCCACTAGGAAGATTATAAGACCGAGACGGAAACGATCTGACGATCTTTCCGGGTCAAGGTGGTCAGAAATGTCGGACAAGCCGAAAGAACCGGCGAGGCCGCCAAGAACGAAGCAGCAGGCCGCGTATACGACGACGACTCATAAttcgaattttgaaaatattacacaacaTAGCGCCAGAGAAATGCAACAAACACCGA CCGAGAAGGCCCCGATGACGATCCTCGACGAAAACGTGAATCGTGTACCACGACAACAGCATAAGACAGTTGAAAACATGG ATTACCTAGGAATAAACGATCGAATAGAAACCATCACGTCGATGGATGCACAAGCGCACAAGGATATAACGGACGGTGGACGACCTGTCCAAGTGGTACTTGCCCATCCAGATCATACCTTCGAATTGGATGAAGAGGCTTTGTCAGAAATCCTTCTACATGATGACGTGAAAGATAGAAGTGTGGTTGTGGTATCTGTTGCAGGTGCCTTCAGAAAAGGCAAAAGTTTCCTTCTTGACTTTTTCCTTCGTTACATGAACAGCAAG TACACATTACATAGCAATACCGATGCTTGGTTGGGCTCCGAGGACGAGCCGCTGAGCGGTTTTTCATGGAGGGGCGGTTCCGAGAGGGACACCACAGGAATATTAATGTGGTCGAAAGTTTATCCCGCCACCTTGGCGAACGGTGAAAAGATCGCTGTGATTCTTATGGATACCCAAGGCGCTTTCGACAGTCAGTCGACGGTGCGGGACTGTGCGACAGTGTTCGCGTTGAGTACGATGTTATCCTCCGTACAAATATACAATCTATCACAAAATATCCAGGAGGATGATCTTCAACATCTACAGCTATTCACCGAGTACGGTAGACTGGCGTTAGAGAGCTCCGACAGCACTCCCTTCCAGAGACTACAATTCTTAATCAGAGACTGGGTTTATCCGTACGAGGCTGATTACGGCGCGGACGgcggaaaaaaattactcgACAAGAGACTGGAGATCTCCGACAGGCAGCACCCCGAACTGCAGAGTTTGCGGAAGCACATCAAGTCCTGTTTTTCAGATATATCGTGTTTCCTCATGCCGCATCCCGGTCTCGAGATCGCGACAAATCCGAAATTCGATGGTAGATTATCCGAGATACAAACTGACttcaaaaaacaattaaaagtgCTTATACCGATGATACTGGCGCCGGAAAATCTGGTGACCAAGAAAATCAACGGCCAGGTCGTAAAAGCGAAAGATCTATTGGAATATTTCAAGagttatattaatctttacaAAGGAGATGAACTTCCTGAACCGAAGAGTATGCTTGTG GCCACAGCAGAAGCTAACAATTTAACGGCTGTAGCCGAAGCTAAAGATTTATATCTTCAGATGATGGAAAATGTGTGCGGTGGTGCAAAACCATTTATGGCGACTGCGCACTTGGAATCTGAACATCAGCATTGTATGACCTCAGCTCTTCGTCAGTTTcaaaataaacgaaaaatGGGTGGAGAAGAGTTCAGTCAAATATATatggaaaaattgattaag GACATGGATGATGCTTTCAATCAGTTCAAGGCGCACAACGAGAGCAAGAATATCTTTAAAGCAGCGCGGACGCCTGCAGTGTTTTTCGCTATTGCTGTCACTATGTATATTTTGTCCGGAATATTTGGTCTTGTTGGTTTATACACGATAGCGAATGTATGCAACCTTATAATGGGTGTCGGCCTCCTCACGCTTGTCTTATGGGCGTATATAAG GTATAGCGGAGAATTCAGAGAAATTGGCACGCAAATAGACGATTTAGCCAGTAAAATATGGGAAAAT TTCATGAAGCCACTCTACCAACAATTTGTGGAGAAGTCAATGTCTGTAGCAGTGGCGCAGGCTGCTGAAATCGCAACAAATTCAACATTGAACGCCACTGTCCTTGCCAATGGCAAGCCTAAattatcgtaa
- the Bdbt gene encoding uncharacterized protein Bdbt gives MLRSWESMDKSIKKNVLTLGMYTKKPTECSKCNIIVENINVMGTLNDNLKEKYHTEILDGEREKTLIVGEASAEIDRKIERVIQMMNTNERSLVTITMPVKQTEVNSEIITIKFEITLITCERHKPIWEWSVEEKYEVALRYKKTGVELFKQSRFVDAFYKFSRACKILITLEPISDLELDKQLESNINKLRFSLYNNMAMCHLSQKNYEHVVTLCTKILDKDKNNVKALYRRGVAYGNMKNNEKAVADLKVAHTLEPNNNVVKALFDTYNTKLQESIQKSNDIVRRMFKT, from the coding sequence ATGTTGCGATCATGGGAATCGATGGACAAAAGTATCAAAAAGAACGTGCTAACTCTAGGAATGTACACCAAGAAGCCAACGGAATGCTCCAAGTGTAACATCATTGTGGAGAATATAAATGTCATGGGAACGTtgaatgataatttaaaagaaaaatatcatactGAGATTCTCGATGGTGAACGCGAAAAGACATTGATCGTTGGTGAAGCGAGTGCAGAAATCGATAGGAAGATTGAGAGAGTGATCCAGATGATGAATACCAATGAGAGGAGTCTTGTTACCATTACTATGCCTGTAAAACAGACAGAAGTTAATAGTGAAATCATAACGATTAAATTCGAGATTACATTGATTACATGTGAACGTCACAAACCAATTTGGGAGTGGAGTGTAGAGGAAAAGTATGAAGTAGCTTTGAGATACAAAAAGACAGGTGTTGAATTGTTCAAGCAATCTAGATTCGTAGATGCATTCTACAAGTTTAGCAGAGCTTGCAAAATTCTGATAACACTGGAACCGATATCAGACTTAGAATTAGACAAGCAATTGgaatctaatattaataaattaagattttcattgtataataatatggCTATGTGTCATTTGAGTCAAAAGAATTATGAACACGTTGTTACTTTGTGCACCAAAATATTGGATAAGGACAAGAATAATGTTAAGGCTTTGTATAGAAGAGGAGTGGCATATGGGAATATgaagaataatgaaaaagcTGTGGCAGATTTGAAAGTAGCACATACCTTAGAGCCTAATAATAACGTAGTGAAAGCATTGTTTGATACGTATAATACCAAATTGCAGGAATCTATTCAGAAAAGTAACGATATAGTAAGAAGAAtgtttaaaacttaa
- the LOC105672665 gene encoding retinol dehydrogenase 13-like: protein MRWKIPKPFFYVSVAATAVGVSCLTKDYMGGTKYEGKENLAGKIFIVTGANTGIGKEITEDLANRDAKVIMACRDMEKCEMTRRNIVLETKNKYIYCRKCDLSSQESIRKFVEQFKKEYDKLHVLINNAGVMRCPKTYTKEGIEMQFGVNHIGHFLLTNLLLDVLKASAPSRIVNLSSSAHRTGQVDTKNLNWDKDYDAGKAYAQSKLANVLFTRELANRLKGTGVTVNAVHPGIVDTEITRHIRMYNNFFTRIFLKPFAWPFIKAPAQGAQTVLYAALDPSLTDVSGCYFDNCKIEDVSNDAKNDDLAKWLWKVSEKWSKLNIT, encoded by the exons atgcgTTGGAAAATTCCGaaaccttttttttacgtttctgTGGCGGCGACTGCTGTTGGCGTGTCATGTTTGacaaa AGATTATATGGGAGGCACAAAGTATGAAGGAAAAGAGAATCTGGCTGGcaagatttttattgtgacAGGAGCCAATACCGGTATTGGAAAGGAAATAACTGAAGACTTAGCGAACCGTGATGCAAAAGTTATTATGGCATGCAGGGATATGGAAAAATGTGAAAtg ACACGTCGAAATATCGTACTTGAaacaaagaataaatatatctactGTAGGAAGTGTGATTTATCATCCCAAGAAAGTATAAGGAAATTTGTAGAGCAATTTAAGAAAG AATATGATAAACTTCATGTACTTATCAATAATGCCGGTGTAATGAGATGTCCAAAGACTTATACAAAGGAAGGTATCGAAATGCAATTTGGAGTAAATCATATCGGACACTTCTTGCTTACAAATTTGCTTTTGGATGTCTTGAAAGCATCTGCACCATCGAGAATTGTAAATTTGTCAAGTTCCGCTCATCGTACAGGTCAAGTAGAcacaaagaatttaaattggGATAAAGATTATGATGCTGGAAAAGCTTATGCTCAGAGTAAATTAGCTAATGTTCTTTTTACCAGAGAACTAGCAAACAGATTAAAag GAACTGGTGTTACGGTAAATGCTGTCCATCCTGGTATAGTTGACACGGAAATTACGCGACATATACGTATGTATAACAACTTCTTCACACGAATATTCCTGAAACCATTTGCTTGGCCATTCATTAAAGCTCCTGCACAAGGAGCACAAACTGTTTTGTATGCGGCATTAGATCCCAGTCTTACAGATGTTTCTGGCTGTTATTTTGA cAATTGCAAAATTGAGGATGTATCTAACGACGCTAAGAATGATGATCTGGCAAAGTGGTTATGGAAAGTCAGTGAAAAATggtcaaaattaaatattacataa
- the LOC105672664 gene encoding UDP-glycosyltransferase UGT5-like, whose translation MRILLLIFPWLLCSSICHGYRFLAIFPFNSHSHFMMFEQLVKGLIKKGHQIDVISNFPLKKPYPNYTDIVSFTPPVTLTNSLTYEFLTETLVGISPVFIVAGIAGNDLCKYLALPKIQELVRNPPKDPPYDAVLMEVFGAQCFAVIPHILNIPVIGVSSTVLYPWLYQIIAQPHNVAFVPNNCITGLTGSMNFLERLYNTVNMAYNNLLFNYLTSGQDEILKEHFGPNIPSVRELERKVALILVNSHIAVNIIQPTTPAVVDVGGLHVVDNDLTLPPALEKWMNESRDGFIYLTFGSMVMIETFPLKFLDILYSSLSKIAPVRVLMKVPRPDKLPPGLPKNIYTSPWMPQIKVLKHPNIKGFITHSGLMGMQEALVCGVPMIGIPLFGDQFINIDMFVGKNIAIKLDFHTMTEKDMDEALNAILWNPIYIETARNLSRKFLDRPMSAIDTANYWIKYIVKYGSDALRSPAMDLYWWQIYLLDIAVFFLLCAIIVIIVIRYFVRLLLQMINDNRNSSQTKKTN comes from the exons atgcggaTACTGCTATTGATATTTCCTTGGCTATTGTGCTCATCGATTTGCCATGGATATCGTTTCCTCGCAATATTCCCTTTTAACAGCCACAGTCATTTCATGATGTTTGAACAGCTGGTAAAGGGTCTGATCAAAAAGGGTCATCAAATCGATGTGATTAGTAATTTCCCATTGAAAAAGCCTTATCCGAACTATACCGATATCGTGTCGTTTACACCACCTGTAACGCTAACGAACAGTCTGACATACGAATTTCTGACAGAAACATTGGTCGGGATAAGTCCAGTATTTATTGTTGCGGGAATAGCTGGTAATGatctttgcaaatatttgGCGCTTCCGAAAATACAAGAGCTAGTGCGCAACCCACCGAAAGATCCACCATATGACGCAGTATTGATGGAG GTTTTTGGTGCTCAATGTTTCGCCGTCATTCcccatatattaaatattcctgTGATCGGGGTCAGTTCAACGGTGCTATATCCATGGCTGTACCAAATAATCGCTCAACCTCACAACGTAGCCTTCGTTCCGAACAATTGTATAACCGGGCTTACCGGCTCCATGAATTTCTTGGAACGTTTATATAACACCGTGAACATGGCTTATAACAATCTGCTCTTCAATTATCTCACAAGCGGGCAGGACGAAATTCTTAAAGAGCACTTTGGACCGAACATACCGAGTGTGCGGGAGCTAGAAAGGAAAGTAGCATTGATTCTCGTCAACTCTCACATCGCTGTAAATATAATCCAGCCAACGACACCTGCTGTGGTAGACGTAGGAGGGTTGCATGTCGTGGACAACGACTTAACATTACCACCT GCTTTGGAGAAGTGGATGAACGAAAGTAGAGACGGCTTTATTTACTTAACTTTTGGCTCGATGGTGATGATTGAAACATTTCCACTCAAGTTTCTGGATATACTTTACTCCTCTTTAAGTAAAATAGCACCTGTACGGGTTTTAATGAAAGTTCCACGTCCAGATAAATTGCCACCCGGATTgcctaaaaatatttacacgtCTCCTTGGATGCCGCAGATTAAAGTGTTAA AACATCCTAATATAAAAGGCTTCATCACTCATAGCGGATTAATGGGCATGCAAGAAGCATTAGTATGCGGTGTGCCCATGATCGGTATACCACTTTTTGGTGAtcagtttataaatattgatatgttCGTTGGAAAAAACATTGCCATAAAACTGGACTTTCATACGATGACCGAAAAAGACATGGATGAGGCTTTAAATGCGATCCTTTGGAATCCTATATATAT TGAAACTGCTCGAAATCTGTCTCGAAAGTTTCTTGATCGACCGATGAGCGCTATTGATACTGCTAATTATTGGATCAAATACATCGTTAAATACGGCAGTGATGCTTTGCGATCACCGGCGATGGATTTGTACTGGTGGCAAATATATCTCTTAGATATCGCCGTATTTTTTCTACTTTGcgcaataattgttattatcgtTATAAGATACTTCGTGCGTCTTTTATTGCAAATGATAAACGACAATCGTAATAGTTCACAaacaaagaaaacaaattaa
- the LOC105672656 gene encoding retinol dehydrogenase 13 isoform X1 — protein sequence MNSYDEFFNILQFNPLSDSYWPYLISLCIGLITVIRMYMGGPMCLSDDHIDDKLVIITGASSGMGKEIALELARRGGHIILAVRDMEAGEKVAQQIRDVSGRDVEVRAIDLSSLKSVQNFVDQLDTRKVDILVNNAGIVFHPFEKTTEGFEMHFVTNYLGHFLLTHLLLPKLHAAEQGRIINLSSQAHTISTMHLQDLNLEENFTAREAFGQSKLALILMARHMSRLLKDTDVTINAVNPGIVRGTRHMRYSPLNSAFLIKLIMRPWMWLFLKNAVQGAQTAVYAAVAKELSKHSGKYFSDCEMRTPSVNAVDDVVAEKLYSKSLALVKSYMRKSYINHEG from the exons ATGAATTCATACGACgagtttttcaatattttgcagTTCAATCCCTTATCTGATTCTTACTGGCCTTACCTGATCAGTTTATGTATTGGATTAATTACTGTTATAAG aatgtaCATGGGTGGTCCTATGTGTTTGAGCGATGATCATATTGATGACAAGCTCGTAATTATCACGGGCGCATCTAGTGGAATGGGCAAAGAAATCGCTTTAGAATTAGCTCGCAGAGGTGGTCACATTATTTTGGCTGTTAGAGATATGGAAGCTGGAGAAAAAGTAGCACAACAAATTCGAGATGTTTCAGGAAGAGATGTAGAAGTTAGAGCGATCGATCTTTCCTCATTGAAGAgtgtacaaaattttgtcgaCCAGTTgg ATACGAGGAAAGTGGatatattagtaaataatgCCGGAATTGTTTTCCATCCATTTGAAAAAACGACAGAAGGATTTGAGATgcattttgtaacaaattatcTGG GTCACTTCTTACTTACCCATTTGCTATTACCTAAATTACATGCAGCTGAACAAGGCAGgataataaatctttcttcACAAGCACATACAATTAGTACTATGCATTTGCAGGACTTGAATTTGGAAGAAAACTTTACCGCAAGAGAAGCTTTTGGCCAAAGCAAATtggcattaattttaatggcCAGACATATGAGCAGACTACTGAAAG ATACAGATGTCACAATTAACGCTGTAAATCCTGGTATTGTGAGAGGCACAAGGCACATGCGATATTCACCGTTAAATtcagcatttttaattaagctaATAATGCGACCATGGATGTGgttatttttgaagaatgcCGTTCAAGGTGCCCAAACTGCTGTCTATGCAGCAGTGGCTAAAGAATTAAGCAAGCATTCCGGAAAATATTTCAG cgaTTGCGAAATGCGAACACCGTCAGTTAACGCCGTCGACGATGTAGTGGccgaaaaattatatagtaaatCTCTTGCATTAGTAAAATCTTATATGCGCAAATCTTATATTAATCATGAAGGATGA
- the LOC105672656 gene encoding retinol dehydrogenase 13 isoform X2, translated as MYMGGPMCLSDDHIDDKLVIITGASSGMGKEIALELARRGGHIILAVRDMEAGEKVAQQIRDVSGRDVEVRAIDLSSLKSVQNFVDQLDTRKVDILVNNAGIVFHPFEKTTEGFEMHFVTNYLGHFLLTHLLLPKLHAAEQGRIINLSSQAHTISTMHLQDLNLEENFTAREAFGQSKLALILMARHMSRLLKDTDVTINAVNPGIVRGTRHMRYSPLNSAFLIKLIMRPWMWLFLKNAVQGAQTAVYAAVAKELSKHSGKYFSDCEMRTPSVNAVDDVVAEKLYSKSLALVKSYMRKSYINHEG; from the exons atgtaCATGGGTGGTCCTATGTGTTTGAGCGATGATCATATTGATGACAAGCTCGTAATTATCACGGGCGCATCTAGTGGAATGGGCAAAGAAATCGCTTTAGAATTAGCTCGCAGAGGTGGTCACATTATTTTGGCTGTTAGAGATATGGAAGCTGGAGAAAAAGTAGCACAACAAATTCGAGATGTTTCAGGAAGAGATGTAGAAGTTAGAGCGATCGATCTTTCCTCATTGAAGAgtgtacaaaattttgtcgaCCAGTTgg ATACGAGGAAAGTGGatatattagtaaataatgCCGGAATTGTTTTCCATCCATTTGAAAAAACGACAGAAGGATTTGAGATgcattttgtaacaaattatcTGG GTCACTTCTTACTTACCCATTTGCTATTACCTAAATTACATGCAGCTGAACAAGGCAGgataataaatctttcttcACAAGCACATACAATTAGTACTATGCATTTGCAGGACTTGAATTTGGAAGAAAACTTTACCGCAAGAGAAGCTTTTGGCCAAAGCAAATtggcattaattttaatggcCAGACATATGAGCAGACTACTGAAAG ATACAGATGTCACAATTAACGCTGTAAATCCTGGTATTGTGAGAGGCACAAGGCACATGCGATATTCACCGTTAAATtcagcatttttaattaagctaATAATGCGACCATGGATGTGgttatttttgaagaatgcCGTTCAAGGTGCCCAAACTGCTGTCTATGCAGCAGTGGCTAAAGAATTAAGCAAGCATTCCGGAAAATATTTCAG cgaTTGCGAAATGCGAACACCGTCAGTTAACGCCGTCGACGATGTAGTGGccgaaaaattatatagtaaatCTCTTGCATTAGTAAAATCTTATATGCGCAAATCTTATATTAATCATGAAGGATGA